One genomic window of Azospirillaceae bacterium includes the following:
- a CDS encoding IclR family transcriptional regulator yields the protein MDQDKDGNSGQVVARAAAVLRALENQPQGVTLAVLARATDLPRSTVQRLVAALQAQQMAAVADGRITLGPAILRLAGAAFVDVVSVARPHVEALGRATLETVNLSVLRGNHAILVDQVASERELRVVTPVGTALPLYCTAHGKALLAAMDDAEIERRLAGTWERRTERTVATLPALLADLGGVRGAGIAMDVGENIHGVCGVGITLDTRTPERYALSIVMPAVRFEGSRDAICAAMRDGACAIAACFS from the coding sequence ATGGACCAGGACAAGGACGGCAACAGCGGGCAGGTGGTGGCGCGGGCCGCCGCCGTGCTGCGCGCGCTGGAGAACCAGCCCCAGGGGGTGACCCTGGCGGTGCTGGCGCGGGCGACGGATCTGCCGCGCAGCACCGTCCAGCGCCTGGTCGCGGCCCTGCAGGCGCAGCAGATGGCGGCCGTCGCCGATGGGCGGATCACCCTGGGCCCCGCCATCCTGCGCCTGGCCGGCGCCGCCTTCGTCGATGTCGTCAGCGTGGCCCGACCGCATGTCGAGGCCTTGGGCCGTGCCACGCTGGAAACCGTCAACCTGTCCGTCCTGCGCGGCAACCACGCCATCCTGGTGGACCAGGTGGCGTCGGAACGCGAGCTTCGGGTGGTGACGCCGGTGGGCACGGCCCTGCCGCTCTATTGCACCGCCCACGGCAAGGCCCTGCTGGCGGCCATGGACGATGCGGAGATTGAACGGCGGCTGGCGGGTACCTGGGAGCGGCGGACGGAACGGACGGTGGCCACCCTGCCGGCTTTGCTGGCCGACTTGGGCGGAGTACGCGGCGCGGGCATCGCCATGGATGTGGGGGAGAACATCCACGGCGTTTGCGGCGTGGGCATCACGCTGGATACCCGCACGCCGGAACGCTACGCCCTGTCCATCGTCATGCCGGCCGTGCGCTTCGAGGGCAGCCGCGATGCCATCTGTGCCGCCATGCGGGACGGCGCCTGCGCCATAGCCGCCTGTTTCTCCTGA